From a single Apium graveolens cultivar Ventura chromosome 2, ASM990537v1, whole genome shotgun sequence genomic region:
- the LOC141708237 gene encoding uncharacterized protein At3g49140-like — protein sequence MLMIESAMTVRLIAGSFSSSSGRFSQSGSFRNKFRWLRESCFRKRNSCMRKRVEACAEEQVGSFKRNAEEERYFSVEDVEETEVIEIGEARLTPEETSRTIVEVNRKAVLMFSGLQSDEIYQDIFLPDVPYVTGENGSIYFHVKNDEHILQNLTAEDTLVQVIIGLDTREMLSEIEALSQLDIDFGNDDIHDGSSDGDDEDDIDENEEDWIKSLDDEDDGEDSDEPLGDWEKLETMRVSHPIYFAKKLADFVGDDPIDCMDQPPAGLAIQGILRPSSPEEQYFLHKNISDCESRNNESDQVGKVAEDKQEESGITNGHRHSLNPSQDESNWPKELEKRESLKNGTSFYKLEMSKIQLISAHEQETFVEVDDFRRAQPDAIAHSAAKIIYGLKVGGEKTVNALKSFCWRCKGIQAEEVALIGVDGLGFDLRVCSGTQVQTLRFSFKKRASSEYSAQRQLNDLLFPRI from the exons ATGCTGATGATCGAGTCGGCCATGACCGTCCGGTTAATCGCCGGTAGCTTCAGTTCTAGCTCCGGCCGTTTCTCTCAATCCGGCAGCTTCAG GAATAAATTCAGGTGGTTAAGAGAGAGTTGTTTTAGAAAAAGGAACAGTTGTATGAGAAAAAGAGTTGAGGCTTGTGCAGAGGAGCAAGTAGGTTCATTCAAGCGAAATGCGGAAGAAGAGAGGTACTTTTCCGTGGAAGACGTAGAGGAAACGGAAGTGATTGAGATCGGGGAAGCTAGACTTACACCTGAAGAGACTAGTAGGACTATTGTTGAG gTAAACAGAAAAGCAGTGCTAATGTTTTCAGGCCTGCAAAGTGACGAGATTTATCAAGACATTTTCTTGCCTGATGTGCCTTATGTAACTGGCGAAAATGGAA GTATTTACTTTCACGTTAAGAATGATGAGCACATTTTGCAGAATCTGACTGCTGAGGATACCCTTGTG CAAGTTATAATAGGTTTGGATACTAGAGAAATGCTTAGTGAGATAGAAGCACTGAGTCAGTTAGATATTGATTTTGGGAATGATGATATTCATGATGGCAGTAGTGAtggtgatgatgaggatgatatTGATGAAAATGAAGAG GACTGGATTAAAAGTCTTGATGATGAGGATGATGGGGAGGATTCTGATGAACCACTAGGAGACTGGGAAAAATTGGAGACCATGCGTGTTTCTCATCCAATTTATTTTGCGAAAAAACTGGCTGAT TTTGTAGGAGATGATCCTATAGATTGTATGGATCAGCCACCTGCTGGTCTAGCTATCCAAGGCATTTTAAGACCTTCATCTCCTGAAGAACAATATTTTCTTCACAAGAATATATCTGATTGTGAATCAAGAAATAATGAATCGGATCAAGTTGGGAAAGTTGCAGAAGACAAACAAGAAGAATCTGGCATAACCAATGGTCATAGGCATAGTCTAAATCCATCTCAAGATGAATCCAATTGGCCAAAAGAACTGGAGAAGCGTGAAAGCTTGAAAAATGGGACTTCATTCTACAAGCTAGAAATGAGCAAAATTCAATTGATTTCGGCACATGAACAAGAG ACCTTCGTTGAAGTAGATGACTTTAGGAGAGCTCAACCTGATGCAATTGCACACTCAGCTGCAAAAATTATATATGGTCTTAAAGTCGGTGGAGAAAAGACTGTGAATGCTCTCAAGTCGTTCTGCTGGAGATGCAAGGGTATTCAAGCAGAG GAGGTGGCTCTTATAGGTGTAGACGGCCTCGGTTTTGACTTGAGAGTTTGCTCCGGAACACAAGTTCAAACATTGCGCTTTTCCTTCAAGAAACGG
- the LOC141708238 gene encoding pentatricopeptide repeat-containing protein At4g21190, which yields MLSLRFCPAVFAERLESVQFWRRNISPVVVCAAKGPRQRYPRVWKSKTRIGTISKSKKLVDTIKELSNVKEEVYGALDSCVAWELEFPLITVKKALKALENENEWKRIIQVTKWMLSKGQGRTMGSYYMLLNALAEDGRLEEAEELWTKLFAENLESMPRNFFDKMISIYYKREMHDKMFEVFADMDELGVKPTVSVVAMVGDVFQKLNMLDKYQKLMKKYPPPKKEYRYIEGKRVKIRSKPMDRSRYVRTPVIKADREALETLPESCESTDVSLNKPSDNLYEHGVAESSTTKPSQSIEPS from the exons ATGCTAAGTTTGAGATTTTGTCCCGCGGTGTTCGCTGAAAGATTGGAATCAGTTCAATTCTGGAGGAGGAATATTAGCCCAGTTGTG GTATGTGCTGCGAAAGGTCCTCGACAAAGGTATCCTCGAGTATGGAAATCAAAGACAAGAATAGGGACCATTTCTAAGTCAAAAAAGCTTGTTGACACT ATCAAGGAGCTATCAAATGTCAAAGAAGAAGTATATGGGGCCCTTGATTCTTGTGTTGCATGGGAGTTAGAATTTCCCTTAATTACAGTAAAAAAGGCTTTGAAGGCCCTTGAGAATGAAAATGAATGGAAACGGATAATTCAG GTGACAAAGTGGATGCTAAGCAAAGGTCAAGGTAGAACAATGGGGAGTTATTATATGTTGCTAAATGCTTTGGCCGAAGATGGGAGGCTTGAGGAAGCTGAAGAACTATGGACAAAGCTATTTGCTGAAAATTTGGAAAGCATGCCTCGTAATTTCTTCGATAAAATGATCTCTATTTACTATAAGAGGGAAATGCATGATAAGATGTTTGAG GTATTTGCTGATATGGATGAGCTTGGTGTGAAACCTACTGTATCAGTTGTTGCAATGGTCGGAGATGTATTTCAGAAGCTTAATATGTTGGACAAATATCAGaaattgatgaagaaatatcCTCCTCCAAAGAAGGAATACCGTTACATCGAGGGGAAGCGTGTGAAAATTAGATCGAAGCCTATGGATCGATCTAGGTATGTTAGGACTCCTGTAATCAAGGCGGATAGGGAAGCTCTCGAGACTTTGCCTGAATCATGTGAAAGTACTGATGTAAGTTTAAACAAGCCTAGTGATAACCTTTATGAGCATGGGGTTGCTGAATCATCTACAACCAAACCTAGTCAATCTATTGAACCTTCTTAA
- the LOC141706212 gene encoding putative WRKY transcription factor 27 codes for MSDGDWDLYAVVRSCTTSTSVDNHHMGEEQEEKEQPFSDQFSFQNDNYADPVSYTLQNTTLDYGLEEIHQPFSNNNADYENEQVINNPQHQEPKSNTFTLPITNPSGSTMRSRRRKNQHLKMVYQMTQEELSGDTWAWRKYGQKPIKGSPYPRNYYRCSTLKGCPARKQVEGSPTDSTIFIVSYTGEHAHPRPTHRSSLAGSTRSKFSAAAALNNIIKSTTTSCESSSVAPTFSPSTSPHSALTFSPSSLRYVGNHDNTVDDTYMVDVDEDDYNDDTNLIHDEDIYNGLDEFDGDNRFFD; via the exons ATGTCGGACGGAGACTGGGATTTGTATGCGGTGGTGAGAAGCTGCACCACATCCACCTCCGTCGATAACCATCACATGGGAGAGGAGCAGGAGGAGAAAGAACAACCTTTCTCTGATCAATTCTCCTTTCAAAATGATAATTATGCCGATCCAGTGTCTTATACTCTTCAAAACACTACCTTAGACTATGGCTTAGAAGAAATACATCAGCCTTTCTCTAATAATAATGCTGATTACGAAAATGAACAAGTTATAAATAATCCTCAACACCAGGAGCCAAAGTCCAATACTTTCACTTTGCCCATTACAAATCCTTCCGGCTCTACCATGCGATCTCGAAGAAG GAAAAATCAGCATCTCAAGATGGTATATCAGATGACACAAGAAGAATTATCTGGTGATACTTGGGCCTGGCGAAAATATGGTCAAAAACCTATCAAAGGCTCACCTTATCCCAG GAACTATTACAGGTGCAGCACATTAAAAGGCTGTCCAGCAAGGAAACAAGTAGAGGGAAGCCCAACAGATTCAACCATTTTTATTGTTTCTTACACAGGAGAACATGCGCACCCACGTCCAACTCACAGGAGTTCTCTGGCTGGTAGCACCCGCAGCAAATTCTCGGCTGCAGCAGCGCTTAACAACATCATCAAATCAACTACCACTTCCTGTGAATCCAGCTCTGTGGCGCCAACCTTTTCACCATCAACTTCACCCCACTCCGCTTTGACCTTCTCGCCTTCATCACTTCGGTACGTGGGTAATCATGACAACACAGTCGATGATACATATATGGTGGACGTAGACGAGGATGATTACAATGACGATACTAATTTAATTCATGACGAGGATATATATAATGGACTTGATGAATTCGATGGGGATAATCGATTTTTTGACTAG